A DNA window from Gopherus evgoodei ecotype Sinaloan lineage chromosome 22, rGopEvg1_v1.p, whole genome shotgun sequence contains the following coding sequences:
- the SMIM24 gene encoding small integral membrane protein 24 isoform X1 encodes MSPLHALLFSLLFIAASQAQDGAVQGTTAGSRTLQPWLVGLTAVVVFLCIVVVLMIINRVWCSKKHRNEEKPLGEPAQSSRKVSNIYSNLALEADGEEEQNERKENKTTSL; translated from the exons ATGTCTCCTCTCCACGCTCTTCTGTTTTCCCTGCTCTTCATCGCCGCCTCGCAGGCCCAGGATG GCGCAGTGCAGGGCACCACAGCAGGCTCCAGGACACTGCAGCCCTGGCTGGTGGGGCTGACAGCCGTCGTGGTCTTCCTCTGCATCGTCGTCGTGCTGATGATCATCAACAGAGTCTGGTGCTCCAAGAAGCACAG GAATGAGGAGAAGCCACTGGGAGAACCTGCCCAATCCAG CAGGAAGGTCTCAAACATCTACAGCAACCTAGCGCTGGAGGCGGACGGTGAGGAGGAGCAGAACGAGAGGAAGGAGAATAAAACGACCTCCCTGTGA
- the SMIM24 gene encoding small integral membrane protein 24 isoform X2 → MSPLHALLFSLLFIAASQAQDGAVQGTTAGSRTLQPWLVGLTAVVVFLCIVVVLMIINRVWCSKKHRNEEKPLGEPAQSRKVSNIYSNLALEADGEEEQNERKENKTTSL, encoded by the exons ATGTCTCCTCTCCACGCTCTTCTGTTTTCCCTGCTCTTCATCGCCGCCTCGCAGGCCCAGGATG GCGCAGTGCAGGGCACCACAGCAGGCTCCAGGACACTGCAGCCCTGGCTGGTGGGGCTGACAGCCGTCGTGGTCTTCCTCTGCATCGTCGTCGTGCTGATGATCATCAACAGAGTCTGGTGCTCCAAGAAGCACAG GAATGAGGAGAAGCCACTGGGAGAACCTGCCCAATCCAG GAAGGTCTCAAACATCTACAGCAACCTAGCGCTGGAGGCGGACGGTGAGGAGGAGCAGAACGAGAGGAAGGAGAATAAAACGACCTCCCTGTGA